The following DNA comes from Ammospiza caudacuta isolate bAmmCau1 chromosome 15, bAmmCau1.pri, whole genome shotgun sequence.
CTGAAGAGTAATTGCCATCTTTTAGACAGTTTATAGACAAGTGATAGCAAACACACCCTGAGCACTTCCcctccacccctgccctgctcctgggagaaGCCTCCAAGCCCTCTGGGTGTTTCCTTTTTGTTAGTTTTGCCCTGTGAATGTGCAAACCAGGCTCTCTTTAAGGCCAtagtgcagtgctgcagcatgCTTGCATGGTGGAGGGGTGAGTGGTGGCATAGCAGGGCTGTGGATGCTTTTGCTCTGGTTTTtgtggagagcctggagaaggctccagggagatctcattgcagccttccagAACTTAAAGGGATTCTTAAAAACAGAGAGGTGTTTTACACGGGCAGAGAGGCCTGTGAAAGGACAAGGGGCAActaaactaaaagaggagagatttagatgttaggaaaaaattctttacccATTggatggtgagacactggcacaggctgcccagtgtggctgccccatccctggcagtgttcaaggccagtttggatggGCTTTGAGTAACCTGGTCGAGTTGAAGGTGTGGCAGGAAggttccagcccctctggcaaGGAGGCaatgcccagcccaggctgtgtgggGATGTGACGCACACCGAGGTGCCCGAGCCCagacacagcccctgctctcccaAACCTGCAGTGGGAgggccagggctgagccccctgcTTGGGCAGGCAGTGGaggggggcagtgccaggggctgagcccctgcctTTGTCCTGCAGGTGGTATTTTGGGAAGATCACTCGCCGGGAGTCCGAGCGGCTGCTGCTCAACCCCGAAAACCCCCGAGGGACCTTCCTGGTCCGGGAGAGCGAGACCACAAaaggtgagcagggctggggggctaCTGGCCTGGAGGAGACCCTCTCTGGGGGGTGTGGGGGTACCCTGAGTCCCCTCAGTgtctgctgctggtgctggtcTCCAGGGAGCCAATGCTGATGCGGCCATCACATCACCGGTGACATGCCTGTGCCAAAGGCACTGTTACACCACTGGGCATGTGGGATGTGGCCACTTCTCTCCCACCACTGCCCACCCAGTGAATGCCCTTCTCAGAGGTGGTTCAGCTCATGGCAGGGTGGAAGCCAGGGGTCTCACCAACTCTGGCAAGACCACCAGGCAGGATGGtctcttttcctgtttgttttttttattggtGGTTTATTTGGCTGGGATTTTGTACATCCCCAACTAgatggtttttttgttttctcctggtCCCTGTATAGTGACAAAATCTTGAACACGTGCTGcctgggcagccaggctgagggaATGATGAACTTTAGTCCTTTCAAGTCTGACACTTCTGAAAGTGCGAGTTGTGATCTTTGAGGTTTGACTGCCTGAGGATGTTTCTTACCTGGTTTAGTTTGGCTCCAAATGCACCTTTGGGAAAAGCTCCTTGATGttcctttctggtttttatGCCTTGAACTTTTCACTATTTGTTTTATTCTGATGGAAGCAGCTTCTTCAAGCAGCAGCATACATCTTGCCCTCTGTTATCTGTGGCCCCAGCAACACCACATTTTTCTCatgtgggcagagcagagccaggctcctGAAGCAATGCCTATGGTGGCACTTGTGCAGGAGGGAACTGTGACATAATTCACAGTGGTCCGAGGATGAGgaaagagacgaggatctgactccatgtttcagaaggctgatttattattttatgatatatattatattaaaactatactaaaagaatagaagaaaggatttcatcagaagaccagttaagaatagaaaaaaaaagaatgataacaaaagcttgtggcttggacagagagtccaagccagtTCACTGTGctcattaattagaaacaaccatacgagaccaatcacagatgcacctgttgcattccacagcagcagataaccattgtttacattttgtttctgaggcctctcagcttctcaggaggaaaaatcctaaagaaagaatttttcataaaatatgtctgtgacagggaaTTGTGCCCACCAGCCCCTTAGCTCCTCTCTGAAACACTGAGGAGCTGTTGGTCAGCAGCtccccccagcctggctctgcctgctcctctccccttgTTAGCACATCCCATAGgatggctgctggcagagctgctgtgcaagCAGAGGGCAGCTGAGGTTGTGATGGTGTGGCATGGCTGTAGCTGGGGGATGTGTGCCATTCCTCCCTGGCACGTGATGCCAACTGGTGCAGCCAGGAGCCTCTCCCCATCCTGTGCTTTTAGGTGAAGGCAGCACCTccatgcccagccctgcagtgggaCCCCATGGGGAGCACCcacccatggcacagcccctgcagctcctctcttgTGCCCACAGGTGCCTACTGCCTCTCTGTGTCTGACTTTGACAACGCCAAGGGGCTCAACGTGAAGCACTACAAGATCCGCAAGCTGGACAGCGGCGGCTTCTACATCACCTCCCGCACCCAGTTCaacagcctgcagcagctggtggcCTACTACTCCAGTGGGTAGCCATGTGGGtcccctgggctctggggggcaccctgggtgctgtccctgcccttgctgcagggtgggtgctgctggaagTCACTGCTGCACAGGGGacaccagagcagctgtgtgggacTGTGGTGCAAAGCTGGGTTCAGGCagagggtttgggtttgggtccccAGGGTGTTCACAGGAAAGTTGTGGGTAAAGACATCGCATGCCTAAGTACCCAAGTGtcaccctgctgctgtcccttcccGTGCCAGAACATGCTGATGGCCTGTGCCACCGTCTCACCAACATCTGCCCCACGTCCAAGCCCCAGACCCAAGGCCTTGCCAAGGATGCCTGGGAAATCCCCCGGGAGTCGCTGCGGCTGGAGGTcaagctgggacagggctgcttCGGAGAGGTGTGGATGGGTAAGGACCGttcccaccctgctgtccccccgtGTCACCACCTGCATCCTGTCCCCAGCCACTGGCAGATGCCTGGAGCTGGTGGTggggtggggagcaggggagggacaCAGCTTCCTGCCCCGTACGTGTGTCCTGAGCAGCGTGTCCTGTGCCACAGGGACCTGGAATGGCACCACCCGGGTGGCCATCAAGACACTGAAGCCTGGCACCATGTCCCCAGAGGCCTTCCTGCAGGAGGCCCAGGTGATGAAGAAGCTGCGACATGAGAAGCTGGTTCAGCTCTACGCTGTGGTGTCAGAGGAGCCCATTTACATTGTCACTGAGTACATGAGCAAGGGTGAGCAGgggagggacactgggggggcAGATGAGGGGCTTTGCTCCTCTGGACTGCTCTCACCATGGTCTTTCTCACAGGGAGCCTCCTGGATTTCCTGAAGGGTGAGATGGGCAAGTACCTGCGGCTGCCCCAGCTCGTGGATATGGCTGCTCAGGTGGGTTTGCACATCCCTGGGCCTCCCTCATTCCTTGTGGGGACACTGTCTGCCTGAGCCCCTCACTGGGCTGTGGTGGCTGTCACTGGTCAGGCAGTGGGGTGCTCTGCAGCCTCGCTTGGGTGGGTGCCACTGTTGGGtctcagcccagagcagggttGCACTCCTGGACCATCATTTTGCCTGTTCCTGTTGCTACCAGCTCTCCCTGGCCAGCAAACCGAAGTCTGCATGGCATTTCTTGGGCAGCTGGTGTTCCCCACACCTCAGCTGGGTCCCACTGCAGGCCTGTTCCCCTCAGTGGTGGCAGGCTGTCCCTGGGGACCCTCGTGTCATCCTGTCAGCCACAgtgctccatgtgctgctcccCACAGATTGCATCAGGCATGGCCTACGTGGAGAGGATGAACTACGTGCACCGGGACCTCCGGGCAGCCAACATTCTGGTGGGGGAGAACCTGGTGTGCAAAGTGGCTGATTTTGGCCTGGCACGACTCATCGAGGACAACGAGTACACAGCTCGGCaaggtgtgtgcccagggctgctggccagagcaaTGGCCACTGGTCCCACAatgtgtgtgcctggagccaccATGTGACCCTGGAGGCACCCCCTCACCCTGCCTCTCCATCCAGGTGCAAAGTTCCCCATCAAGTGGACGGCCCCCGAGGCAGCTCTGTACGGCAGGTTTACCATCAAGTCTGACGTCTGGTCCTTTGGCATCCTCCTGACCGAGCTGACCACCAAGGGCAGAGTGCCATACCCAGGTGAGGGCTGGCACTTGCTGGCAGAGGCGCTGTCCCCTTTGTGATGCCCAACACCAGCTGTCCATGCTCAGTGCTTGCCCCTGAGC
Coding sequences within:
- the SRC gene encoding proto-oncogene tyrosine-protein kinase Src isoform X1; its protein translation is MGSSKSKPKDPSQRRRSLEPTENTHHGGFPASQTPSKAAAPDAHRTPSRSFGTMAAESKLFGGFNTSDTVTSPQRAGALAGGVTTFVALYDYESRTETDLSFKKGERLQIVNNTRKVDVREGDWWLAHSLTTGQTGYIPSNYVAPSDSIQAEEWYFGKITRRESERLLLNPENPRGTFLVRESETTKGAYCLSVSDFDNAKGLNVKHYKIRKLDSGGFYITSRTQFNSLQQLVAYYSKHADGLCHRLTNICPTSKPQTQGLAKDAWEIPRESLRLEVKLGQGCFGEVWMGTWNGTTRVAIKTLKPGTMSPEAFLQEAQVMKKLRHEKLVQLYAVVSEEPIYIVTEYMSKGSLLDFLKGEMGKYLRLPQLVDMAAQIASGMAYVERMNYVHRDLRAANILVGENLVCKVADFGLARLIEDNEYTARQGAKFPIKWTAPEAALYGRFTIKSDVWSFGILLTELTTKGRVPYPGMVNREVLDQVERGYRMPCPPECPESLHDLMCQCWRKDPEERPTFEYLQAFLEDYFTSTEPQYQPGENL
- the SRC gene encoding proto-oncogene tyrosine-protein kinase Src isoform X2, which codes for MGSSKSKPKDPSQRRRSLEPTENTHHGGFPASQTPSKAAAPDAHRTPSRSFGTMAAESKLFGGFNTSDTVTSPQRAGALAGGVTTFVALYDYESRTETDLSFKKGERLQIVNNTEGDWWLAHSLTTGQTGYIPSNYVAPSDSIQAEEWYFGKITRRESERLLLNPENPRGTFLVRESETTKGAYCLSVSDFDNAKGLNVKHYKIRKLDSGGFYITSRTQFNSLQQLVAYYSKHADGLCHRLTNICPTSKPQTQGLAKDAWEIPRESLRLEVKLGQGCFGEVWMGTWNGTTRVAIKTLKPGTMSPEAFLQEAQVMKKLRHEKLVQLYAVVSEEPIYIVTEYMSKGSLLDFLKGEMGKYLRLPQLVDMAAQIASGMAYVERMNYVHRDLRAANILVGENLVCKVADFGLARLIEDNEYTARQGAKFPIKWTAPEAALYGRFTIKSDVWSFGILLTELTTKGRVPYPGMVNREVLDQVERGYRMPCPPECPESLHDLMCQCWRKDPEERPTFEYLQAFLEDYFTSTEPQYQPGENL